Proteins encoded together in one Pseudomonas sp. ADAK13 window:
- the xerC gene encoding tyrosine recombinase XerC has translation MERQLDAYCAHLRSERQVSPHTLEAYRRDLNKVLAFCEKHHISSWKALDIQGLRSLIARLHQQGQSSRSLARLLSAVRGLYHYLNREGLCDHDPANGLAPPKGERRLPKTLDTDRALQLLDGAVEDDFLAHRDQAILELFYSSGLRLSELTGLNLDQLDLADGLVQVLGKGSKTRVLPVGRKAREALLLWLPLRALANPADDAVFISQQGRRLGPRAIQVRVKAAGERELGQNLHPHMLRHSFASHLLESSQDLRAVQELLGHSDIKTTQIYTHLDFQHLATVYDSAHPRAKRIKGSDS, from the coding sequence ATGGAACGACAACTGGACGCCTACTGCGCTCACCTGCGCAGCGAGCGCCAGGTGTCGCCGCATACCCTGGAAGCCTACCGACGGGACTTGAACAAGGTCCTGGCGTTCTGCGAGAAACATCACATCAGCAGCTGGAAGGCCCTGGACATCCAGGGCTTGCGCAGCCTGATCGCCCGACTGCACCAGCAAGGCCAATCCTCCCGCAGCCTGGCACGCCTGCTGTCGGCGGTGCGCGGCCTCTATCACTACCTGAACCGCGAAGGCCTGTGCGACCACGACCCGGCCAACGGCCTGGCGCCGCCCAAGGGCGAACGCCGCCTGCCCAAGACCCTCGACACGGATCGCGCCCTGCAATTGCTCGATGGCGCCGTGGAAGATGACTTCCTGGCCCATCGCGACCAGGCGATTCTCGAACTGTTCTATTCCTCGGGCCTGCGCCTGTCGGAGCTGACCGGGCTAAACCTCGATCAACTGGACCTGGCGGATGGCCTGGTGCAGGTGCTCGGCAAAGGCAGCAAGACCCGCGTATTGCCGGTGGGCAGGAAGGCCCGCGAAGCCCTGCTGCTGTGGCTGCCCCTGCGCGCCCTGGCCAACCCGGCGGATGACGCCGTGTTTATCAGCCAGCAAGGCCGGCGGCTCGGGCCACGGGCCATTCAGGTACGGGTCAAGGCCGCCGGCGAGCGCGAACTGGGGCAAAACCTGCACCCGCACATGCTGCGGCACTCTTTTGCCAGCCACTTGCTGGAGTCGTCCCAGGACCTGCGCGCGGTGCAGGAGTTGCTGGGTCACTCGGACATCAAGACCACCCAGATCTACACCCACCTGGACTTCCAGCACCTGGCAACGGTGTACGACAGCGCCCATCCACGGGCCAAACGCATTAAGGGCAGTGACTCATGA
- a CDS encoding DUF484 family protein — protein MTDKPQVPAKASPSESLEAAAVAAYLEANPDFFVEHEELLPALRIPHQRGDTVSLVERQMKILRERNIEMRHRLSQLMDVARDNDRLFDKTRRLVLTLMDAASLEEAVIAVEDSLRQDFQVPFVSLILFSDNPMPVGRWVSGSDAQTAIGGLLSEGKTISGTLREHELDFLFGAEQRQQIGSTAVVALSHQGLHGVLAIASRDPQHYKSSVGTLFLSYIAEVLGRVLPRFTTALRAVR, from the coding sequence ATGACTGATAAGCCTCAAGTACCCGCGAAAGCATCCCCAAGCGAAAGTCTGGAGGCCGCAGCCGTTGCGGCGTATCTGGAGGCTAATCCGGACTTCTTCGTCGAACACGAAGAACTGCTGCCGGCCCTGCGCATTCCCCACCAGCGCGGCGACACCGTGTCGCTGGTGGAGCGGCAGATGAAGATCCTGCGCGAGCGCAATATCGAAATGCGCCATCGGCTCTCGCAGCTGATGGACGTGGCTCGCGACAATGACCGCCTGTTCGACAAGACCCGCCGCCTGGTCCTGACCCTGATGGACGCCGCCAGCCTGGAAGAAGCGGTGATTGCCGTGGAAGACAGCCTGCGCCAGGACTTCCAGGTGCCCTTTGTCAGCCTGATCCTGTTCAGCGACAACCCGATGCCGGTGGGTCGCTGGGTCAGTGGCAGCGACGCCCAGACTGCCATTGGCGGGCTGCTGTCCGAAGGCAAGACCATCAGCGGCACCCTGCGTGAGCACGAGCTGGACTTCCTGTTTGGCGCCGAGCAGCGCCAGCAGATCGGCTCTACCGCCGTGGTCGCCCTCAGTCATCAAGGCTTGCATGGCGTGTTGGCCATCGCCAGCCGCGATCCACAGCACTACAAAAGTTCGGTGGGCACGCTGTTCCTGAGCTATATCGCCGAAGTGCTGGGCCGCGTCCTGCCACGCTTCACCACCGCCCTGCGCGCGGTGCGCTAG
- the dapF gene encoding diaminopimelate epimerase — translation MLLRFTKMHGLGNDFMVLDLVSQHAHILPKHAKLWGDRHTGVGFDQLLLVEAPSNPEVDFRYRIFNSDGSEVEQCGNGARCFARFVLDKRLTAKRQIRVETKSGIIELDIRSDGQIGVNMGAPRLVPADIPFQATEQALSYPVDVDGKTVNLAAVSMGNPHAVLRVDDINSAPVHELGPKIENHPRFPARVNVGFLQVIDRSRAQLRVWERGAGETQACGTGACAAAVAAISQGWMDSPLLIDLPGGRLSIEWAGPGHPVKMTGPATRVYEGQVRL, via the coding sequence ATGCTGCTGCGTTTTACCAAGATGCACGGGCTGGGCAACGACTTCATGGTCCTCGACCTGGTCAGCCAGCACGCGCACATCCTGCCCAAGCACGCCAAGCTGTGGGGCGACCGTCACACCGGCGTCGGCTTCGACCAGTTGCTGCTGGTGGAAGCACCGAGCAACCCGGAAGTGGATTTCCGTTACCGGATCTTCAACTCCGACGGCTCCGAAGTGGAACAGTGCGGCAACGGTGCCCGCTGTTTCGCCCGCTTCGTGCTGGACAAGCGCCTGACCGCCAAGCGGCAGATTCGCGTCGAGACCAAAAGCGGCATCATCGAGCTGGATATTCGCAGCGACGGCCAGATCGGCGTCAACATGGGCGCCCCACGGCTGGTGCCGGCGGACATTCCGTTCCAGGCCACCGAGCAGGCGCTGAGCTACCCGGTGGACGTGGACGGCAAGACCGTCAACCTGGCCGCCGTGTCCATGGGCAACCCCCACGCCGTGCTGCGGGTGGATGACATCAACAGCGCACCGGTTCATGAACTGGGGCCGAAGATCGAAAACCACCCGCGCTTTCCGGCGCGGGTTAATGTGGGTTTCCTGCAGGTCATCGACCGTTCCCGTGCGCAGTTGCGCGTCTGGGAACGCGGTGCCGGTGAAACCCAGGCCTGCGGCACCGGTGCTTGCGCCGCTGCCGTAGCCGCGATCAGCCAGGGGTGGATGGATTCGCCACTGCTGATCGACCTGCCCGGCGGACGTTTGTCCATCGAATGGGCAGGCCCCGGCCATCCGGTGAAAATGACCGGCCCGGCCACCCGCGTCTACGAAGGACAGGTCCGTCTATGA
- the lysA gene encoding diaminopimelate decarboxylase has protein sequence MDAFNYRDGELFAEGVALSAIAERFGTPTYVYSRAHIEAQYRSFADALEGTPSLVCFAVKANSNLGVLNVLARLGAGFDIVSRGELERVLAAGGKADKIVFSGVGKSREDMRRALEVGVHCFNVESTDELERLQVVAAEMGVRAPISLRVNPDVDAGTHPYISTGLKENKFGIAIADAEDVYIRAAQLPNLEVLGVDCHIGSQLTSLPPFLDALDRLLALIDRLGECGIYLHHIDLGGGVGVRYRDEEPPLVSDYIKAVRERTEGRDLTLMFEPGRYIVANAGLLLTQVEYLKHTEHKDFAIVDAAMNDLIRPALYQAWMDVTAVKPRAGEGRTYDVVGPICETGDFLAKERQLALEEGDLLAVHSAGAYGFVMSSNYNTRGRTAEVLVDGDQAFEVRRRETVAELFAGESLLPE, from the coding sequence ATGGACGCTTTTAACTACCGGGACGGCGAGCTGTTCGCGGAAGGTGTCGCGCTGTCCGCCATTGCCGAGCGCTTTGGTACCCCGACCTACGTGTATTCCCGTGCCCACATCGAAGCGCAATACCGCTCCTTTGCCGATGCGCTGGAAGGCACGCCGAGCCTGGTGTGCTTCGCCGTAAAAGCCAACTCCAACCTGGGCGTGCTCAATGTCCTGGCGCGCCTTGGCGCCGGTTTCGACATTGTGTCCCGGGGCGAGCTTGAGCGTGTACTGGCCGCCGGCGGCAAGGCTGACAAGATCGTGTTCTCCGGCGTCGGCAAGAGTCGCGAAGACATGCGCCGCGCACTGGAAGTGGGCGTGCACTGCTTCAACGTCGAATCCACCGACGAGCTGGAGCGCCTGCAAGTGGTGGCCGCCGAGATGGGCGTTCGCGCGCCGATCTCCCTGCGGGTCAACCCGGACGTGGACGCCGGCACTCACCCGTACATTTCCACCGGTCTCAAAGAGAACAAGTTCGGCATCGCCATTGCCGACGCCGAGGACGTGTACATCCGCGCCGCCCAGTTGCCGAACCTGGAAGTCTTGGGCGTCGACTGCCATATCGGCTCGCAACTCACCAGCCTGCCACCGTTTCTCGATGCCCTCGACCGCCTGCTGGCGCTGATCGACCGCCTCGGCGAATGCGGCATCTACCTGCACCACATCGACCTCGGTGGTGGCGTGGGCGTGCGCTATCGCGATGAAGAGCCGCCGCTGGTTTCCGATTACATCAAGGCCGTGCGCGAGCGCACCGAAGGCCGCGACCTGACGCTGATGTTCGAGCCGGGCCGCTACATCGTCGCCAACGCCGGCCTGTTGCTGACCCAGGTCGAGTACCTCAAGCACACCGAGCACAAGGATTTCGCCATCGTCGACGCGGCGATGAACGACCTGATCCGCCCGGCGCTGTACCAGGCCTGGATGGACGTGACGGCCGTCAAGCCACGTGCTGGTGAAGGCCGCACGTACGACGTCGTCGGCCCGATCTGCGAAACCGGCGACTTCCTGGCCAAGGAACGTCAGCTGGCCCTGGAAGAAGGCGACCTGCTGGCCGTGCACTCGGCCGGTGCCTACGGGTTTGTCATGAGTTCCAACTACAACACCCGCGGGCGTACCGCCGAGGTGCTGGTGGACGGTGATCAAGCGTTTGAAGTGCGTCGCCGCGAGACGGTAGCCGAGTTGTTTGCTGGCGAAAGCCTGCTGCCGGAGTAA
- the lptM gene encoding LPS translocon maturation chaperone LptM: MKRLISSLAALVAVACLVSACGQKGPLYLPDDSKDPNEQAQSSQTKAHKHDTY, encoded by the coding sequence ATGAAGCGCCTGATCTCTTCCCTTGCTGCGCTCGTCGCGGTCGCTTGCCTCGTTAGTGCCTGTGGTCAAAAAGGCCCGCTGTACCTGCCCGATGACAGCAAAGACCCGAATGAACAGGCGCAATCGTCGCAGACCAAAGCGCACAAGCACGACACTTACTAA
- the cyaY gene encoding iron donor protein CyaY, which translates to MSLTEARFHDLVDSTQQALEDIFDDSGLDVDLENSAGVLTVKFENGTQLIFSRQEPLRQLWLAARSGGFHFDYDEEENRWTHDTTDELLSEMLARLTQEQAGVELDFDEI; encoded by the coding sequence ATGAGTTTGACCGAAGCCCGTTTTCACGACCTGGTGGATTCGACCCAGCAAGCGCTGGAGGATATTTTCGACGACAGCGGTCTGGATGTGGACCTGGAGAACTCGGCCGGTGTGCTGACCGTCAAGTTTGAAAATGGCACCCAGCTGATTTTCAGCCGCCAGGAGCCTCTGCGTCAGCTCTGGCTGGCGGCGCGTTCCGGTGGTTTTCACTTCGATTACGATGAGGAAGAAAATCGCTGGACCCACGACACCACCGATGAGCTGCTGAGCGAAATGCTCGCGCGCCTCACCCAGGAACAAGCCGGCGTCGAGCTGGACTTCGACGAGATCTGA
- a CDS encoding DUF1289 domain-containing protein has translation MTQPAPIRPPKPLFSNVSPAVPSPCISLCRLDEHKVCLGCFRHVEDIREWRSADDARRRVIVAQAEQRKACA, from the coding sequence GTGACGCAGCCCGCACCCATACGCCCGCCCAAGCCGCTGTTCAGCAATGTCAGCCCGGCGGTGCCGTCACCTTGTATCAGTTTATGTCGGCTGGATGAGCACAAAGTCTGCCTCGGTTGCTTCCGCCACGTGGAAGACATCCGTGAATGGCGCTCTGCCGATGATGCGCGGCGCCGCGTGATCGTCGCCCAGGCCGAGCAGCGCAAGGCCTGCGCCTGA
- the rnk gene encoding nucleoside diphosphate kinase regulator: MTAPSIILTRLDVQRLEQLIDRVGEASPGVEALQHELDRAEEVVGHDEVPATVVTMNSSVHCREQGSGKDYHLTLVYPKDANADEGKISILAPVGSALLGLQVGQHIDWPAPGGKTLKLELLSVEGQPKDGGAFSL; this comes from the coding sequence ATGACCGCACCTTCCATCATCCTCACCCGTCTTGACGTGCAGCGTCTTGAGCAACTGATCGACCGTGTCGGCGAGGCATCGCCGGGCGTTGAAGCCCTGCAACACGAACTCGATCGCGCCGAAGAAGTGGTTGGCCACGATGAAGTGCCTGCAACTGTCGTGACCATGAACTCCAGCGTGCATTGCCGTGAGCAAGGCAGCGGCAAGGACTATCACCTGACCCTGGTCTACCCCAAGGACGCGAACGCCGACGAAGGCAAAATCTCGATCCTGGCGCCGGTGGGCAGCGCGTTGCTGGGCCTGCAAGTCGGCCAGCACATCGACTGGCCCGCACCGGGTGGCAAGACCCTCAAGCTTGAATTGCTCAGTGTTGAAGGCCAGCCAAAAGACGGCGGCGCGTTCTCTCTTTAA
- a CDS encoding class I adenylate cyclase, whose product MTRTHEIRPDLDEGIDRKVLAQLRARFLALNEGRMARAVEGLTPRQQSVLTLLPLFFHVNHPLLPGYVSGSTPAGLSNFEPDAQALAEAQRLTRTFSYKPRHGNPPRPIHGLFLMGSLGTLAQADQSDMDVWVCHAADLSENELAELRKKCQLLETWALSMGAEAHFFLIEPTRFMQGERDTQLSSEDCGTSQHYLLLDEFYRTAIWLAGRTPIWWLVPVYEETRYTEFTHALISKRFIRADETLDLGHLAHIPPGEFIGAGLWQLFKGIESPYKSVLKLLLTEVYASEHPKVQCLSLRFKRAVFANQMDLDELDPYIVVYRRIEEYLKARNEPERLELVRRALYLKVNRKLTAGQRTDRWQRFLLERLANEWGWDQRQLALLDSRSQWKVRQVASERRALVNELNYSYRFLTQFARTEQTVSLINKRDLNVLGRRLYAAFERKAGKVEFINPGIAPDLAEDTLTLVQSPNRKEPGQHHWGLYNGSLTALEWEHFAPIKRSRDLLEMLTWCHRNGVIDSSTRLALHPGTSDMTEFELFNLLGSLQQTVVLPLASVDEDRLLRSAVPEEVLLLINVGVDPLKHHRDLNILMTTERTDSLSYAGVRENLVLTLDQVTVNSWNEVMVSRYDGPHALLDCLRDYLNQLPADHLPRLRVRCFCHNRAQFIAQRVEEIFDTAQNLLLGQENHRYLVQVQQHYHVMELTPGQANHVSLATQDALIAYLSEEQAGYSPLHLDSMALEDHDLALLLPMGLPDCVQVFYRINDGVAELYVLDEFNALWQQRLPFHDEQSLLVPLQRFLQSIIYRRDALMPLDPHQPLGAVQLLYYQLLPSGSGRARRAEPRPAPQTPANKPFYDVQAIIGKAAPGQVGITLYCNQREFSELEFGDQLFAVVAQEIVGQRQEAERYRCYITDLDLSGLLGDVQSPSNLYLRYKADLELALNEALNQV is encoded by the coding sequence ATGACCCGCACCCACGAAATCCGCCCCGACCTGGACGAAGGCATCGACCGCAAGGTGCTGGCCCAGTTACGCGCGCGATTTCTGGCCCTGAACGAAGGCCGCATGGCCCGGGCCGTTGAAGGGCTGACGCCGCGCCAGCAAAGCGTATTGACGCTGCTGCCGCTGTTTTTCCACGTCAATCACCCGCTGCTGCCGGGCTATGTGTCGGGCAGTACGCCGGCTGGCCTGTCGAATTTTGAACCCGATGCGCAAGCCCTGGCCGAGGCCCAGCGCCTGACCCGCACGTTTTCCTACAAGCCTCGGCACGGCAACCCGCCACGCCCGATTCACGGCCTGTTCCTGATGGGCAGCCTGGGTACGCTGGCCCAGGCCGATCAAAGTGACATGGACGTGTGGGTCTGCCACGCCGCCGACCTCAGCGAAAACGAGCTGGCCGAGCTGCGCAAAAAATGCCAATTGCTGGAAACCTGGGCCCTGAGCATGGGCGCCGAGGCGCACTTCTTCCTGATCGAACCGACGCGGTTCATGCAGGGCGAGCGTGACACTCAACTGAGCTCCGAAGACTGCGGCACCAGCCAGCATTACCTGTTGCTGGACGAGTTCTACCGCACCGCCATCTGGCTCGCCGGGCGCACGCCGATCTGGTGGCTGGTGCCGGTGTATGAAGAAACCCGCTACACCGAGTTCACCCATGCGCTGATCTCCAAGCGTTTTATCCGCGCCGATGAAACCCTCGACCTGGGCCACCTCGCCCACATCCCGCCCGGTGAATTTATCGGCGCCGGCCTGTGGCAATTGTTCAAAGGCATCGAATCGCCCTACAAGTCGGTACTCAAACTCCTGCTGACCGAGGTCTACGCCAGCGAGCACCCGAAGGTGCAATGCCTGAGCCTGCGCTTCAAGCGTGCCGTGTTTGCCAACCAGATGGACCTGGACGAGCTGGACCCATACATCGTGGTCTACCGCCGGATCGAGGAATACCTCAAGGCCCGCAACGAGCCGGAACGCCTGGAACTGGTGCGGCGCGCCCTGTACCTGAAGGTCAACCGCAAGCTCACGGCAGGCCAACGCACCGACCGCTGGCAGCGCTTCCTGCTGGAACGGCTGGCCAATGAGTGGGGTTGGGACCAGCGCCAACTGGCCCTGCTGGACAGCCGCAGCCAATGGAAAGTCCGCCAGGTGGCCTCCGAGCGCCGGGCGCTGGTCAACGAGCTGAACTACAGCTACCGCTTCCTGACTCAGTTTGCCCGCACCGAACAGACCGTCAGCCTGATCAACAAGCGCGACCTCAACGTGCTCGGCCGACGGCTCTACGCGGCGTTCGAGCGCAAGGCCGGCAAGGTCGAGTTCATCAACCCCGGCATTGCCCCGGACCTGGCCGAAGACACCCTGACCCTGGTGCAGTCGCCCAACCGCAAAGAACCCGGCCAGCATCATTGGGGCCTGTACAACGGCAGCCTCACCGCGCTGGAATGGGAGCACTTTGCGCCGATCAAGCGCAGCCGCGACCTGCTGGAGATGCTCACCTGGTGCCACCGCAACGGCGTGATCGACAGCAGCACCCGCCTGGCTCTGCACCCCGGCACCAGCGACATGACCGAGTTCGAGCTGTTCAACCTGCTGGGCAGCCTGCAACAGACAGTCGTCCTGCCCCTGGCCAGCGTCGATGAAGATCGCCTGCTGCGCTCAGCGGTGCCCGAGGAGGTGCTGCTGCTGATCAACGTAGGCGTCGACCCGCTCAAGCACCACCGCGACCTGAACATCCTGATGACCACCGAGCGCACCGACTCCCTGAGTTACGCGGGCGTGCGGGAGAACCTGGTGCTGACCCTGGACCAGGTCACCGTCAACAGCTGGAACGAGGTGATGGTCAGCCGCTACGACGGCCCCCACGCGCTGCTCGACTGCCTGCGGGATTACCTCAATCAATTGCCGGCCGACCACTTGCCGCGGTTGCGGGTGCGCTGCTTCTGCCACAACCGCGCGCAATTCATTGCTCAGCGCGTGGAAGAAATCTTCGACACCGCGCAAAACCTGCTGCTGGGCCAGGAGAACCACCGCTATCTGGTGCAAGTGCAACAGCACTACCACGTGATGGAGCTGACGCCCGGCCAAGCCAACCACGTGTCGTTGGCGACCCAGGACGCGCTGATCGCCTACCTCAGCGAAGAACAGGCCGGCTACAGCCCGCTGCACCTGGACAGCATGGCCCTGGAAGACCATGACCTGGCGCTGCTGCTGCCCATGGGCCTGCCCGATTGCGTGCAGGTGTTCTACCGGATCAACGACGGGGTTGCCGAGCTGTACGTGCTGGATGAATTCAACGCGCTCTGGCAGCAGCGCCTGCCGTTTCACGACGAGCAAAGCCTGTTGGTGCCTTTGCAGCGTTTCCTGCAATCGATCATTTATCGCCGCGACGCGCTAATGCCGCTGGACCCGCACCAGCCGCTCGGCGCGGTGCAACTCCTGTATTACCAGCTATTGCCGTCCGGCAGCGGCCGCGCACGCCGGGCCGAACCGCGCCCTGCGCCGCAAACCCCGGCCAACAAGCCGTTCTACGACGTGCAGGCGATTATCGGCAAGGCAGCACCGGGCCAGGTGGGTATCACCTTGTACTGCAATCAACGGGAGTTTTCCGAGCTGGAATTTGGCGACCAACTGTTTGCGGTGGTCGCCCAGGAAATCGTCGGGCAGCGCCAGGAGGCCGAGCGCTACCGCTGCTACATCACCGATCTGGACCTGTCCGGCCTGCTCGGTGATGTTCAAAGCCCGAGCAATCTGTACCTGCGCTACAAGGCTGATCTGGAACTGGCGCTCAATGAGGCGCTGAACCAGGTTTAA
- a CDS encoding TIGR02647 family protein — protein sequence MSYTPELVAELEILALFNLGSSQEGLKVHQTAAPTAIAAARRLFDKDLIDQPDGGYLTSLGRDAAEHAQSLLTILTTAKEAA from the coding sequence ATGTCGTATACCCCTGAGTTGGTTGCCGAACTGGAAATCCTTGCACTCTTCAACCTGGGCAGCTCCCAGGAAGGTCTGAAAGTTCATCAGACTGCCGCTCCCACTGCCATTGCCGCTGCCCGGCGCCTGTTTGATAAAGACCTGATCGACCAGCCAGACGGTGGTTACCTCACCAGCCTCGGCCGGGATGCTGCCGAACACGCACAAAGCCTGCTGACTATTCTGACGACCGCTAAAGAAGCCGCCTGA
- a CDS encoding glutathione S-transferase family protein yields the protein MLKLYGFSVSNYYNMVKLALLEKGLPFEEVPFYAGQTPEALAVSPRGKVPVLGVEQGFINETSVILEYLEQTQGGRSLLPSDAFQRAQVLALCREIELYIELPARACFAEAFFGMPVPEAIKEKSRTELLLGIASLGRHGKFAPYVAGDSFTIADLYFVYSVDLACAVAGKLFGLDLLAELPKAKDLLARLQALPNAQRVAADKEAAMPAFMAMIAAKK from the coding sequence ATGCTCAAGCTTTATGGATTTTCAGTCAGCAACTACTACAACATGGTCAAACTGGCACTGCTGGAGAAAGGGCTGCCCTTCGAAGAGGTGCCGTTCTATGCAGGCCAGACCCCTGAAGCGCTGGCTGTGAGCCCGCGGGGCAAGGTGCCGGTGCTGGGTGTCGAGCAAGGGTTCATCAACGAAACCAGCGTGATCCTCGAATACCTCGAACAGACCCAGGGCGGCCGTTCGCTGCTGCCGAGCGATGCGTTCCAGCGCGCTCAGGTGCTGGCGTTGTGCAGGGAAATTGAGTTGTACATCGAACTGCCAGCCCGGGCGTGCTTCGCCGAGGCGTTTTTCGGAATGCCGGTGCCGGAGGCGATCAAGGAAAAATCCAGGACGGAGTTATTGCTGGGGATCGCATCGTTGGGGCGACACGGCAAGTTCGCGCCGTATGTGGCGGGGGACAGCTTCACGATTGCGGATTTGTATTTTGTGTACAGCGTGGACCTGGCCTGCGCCGTGGCCGGGAAGCTGTTCGGGCTGGACTTGCTGGCTGAGTTGCCGAAGGCCAAGGACTTGTTGGCGCGCTTGCAGGCGCTGCCGAATGCCCAGCGGGTGGCGGCGGACAAGGAAGCGGCGATGCCGGCGTTTATGGCGATGATTGCTGCCAAGAAATAA
- the argH gene encoding argininosuccinate lyase, with the protein MSTDKTNQSWGGRFSEPVDAFVARFTASVTFDQRLYRHDIMGSIAHATMLAKVGVLTDAERDSIIDGLTTIRGEIEAGTFDWRVDLEDVHMNIEARLTDRIGVTGKKLHTGRSRNDQVATDIRLWLRDEIDLILAEITRLQKGLLEQAERESGTIMPGFTHLQTAQPVTFGHHLLAWFEMLSRDYERLVDCRKRANRMPLGSAALAGTTYPIDREYTAQLLGFDAVGGNSLDGVSDRDFAIEFCAAASIAMMHLSRFSEELVLWTSAQFQFIDLPDRFCTGSSIMPQKKNPDVPELVRGKSGRVFGALMGLLTLMKGQPLAYNKDNQEDKEPLFDAADTLRDSLRAFADMIPAIKPKHAIMREAALRGFSTATDLADYLVRRGLPFRDCHEIVGHAVKYGVDSGKDLAEMSLEELRKFSDQIEQDVFAVLTLEGSVNARNHIGGTAPAQVKAAVARGQALLASR; encoded by the coding sequence ATGAGCACCGACAAGACCAACCAGTCCTGGGGCGGCCGCTTCAGTGAACCCGTCGACGCCTTCGTCGCGCGCTTCACCGCCTCCGTCACCTTCGACCAGCGCCTCTACCGCCACGACATCATGGGCTCGATCGCCCACGCCACGATGCTCGCCAAGGTCGGCGTGCTGACCGACGCCGAGCGCGACAGCATCATCGACGGCCTGACCACCATCCGTGGCGAGATCGAAGCCGGCACCTTCGACTGGCGCGTCGACCTGGAAGACGTGCACATGAACATCGAGGCCCGCCTCACCGACCGCATCGGTGTGACCGGCAAGAAACTGCACACCGGTCGCAGCCGTAACGACCAGGTGGCCACCGATATCCGCCTGTGGCTGCGGGACGAGATCGACCTGATCCTGGCGGAAATCACCCGCCTGCAAAAAGGCCTGCTGGAACAGGCAGAGCGTGAATCCGGCACCATCATGCCCGGCTTCACCCACCTGCAAACCGCGCAGCCTGTGACCTTCGGCCACCACCTGCTGGCCTGGTTCGAAATGCTCAGCCGTGACTACGAGCGCCTGGTGGACTGCCGCAAGCGCGCCAACCGCATGCCTCTGGGCAGCGCGGCACTGGCCGGCACCACTTACCCGATCGACCGCGAATACACTGCGCAACTGCTGGGCTTCGACGCCGTGGGCGGCAACTCCCTGGACGGTGTGTCGGACCGTGACTTCGCCATCGAATTCTGCGCCGCGGCCAGCATCGCGATGATGCACCTGTCGCGTTTCTCCGAAGAACTGGTGCTGTGGACCAGCGCGCAATTCCAGTTCATCGACCTGCCGGACCGCTTCTGCACCGGCAGCTCGATCATGCCGCAAAAGAAAAACCCCGACGTGCCGGAACTGGTACGCGGCAAAAGCGGCCGTGTCTTCGGCGCGCTGATGGGCCTGCTGACCCTGATGAAAGGCCAGCCGCTGGCCTACAACAAGGACAACCAGGAAGACAAGGAACCGCTGTTCGACGCCGCCGACACCCTGCGCGACTCGCTGCGGGCCTTTGCCGACATGATCCCGGCGATCAAGCCCAAGCATGCCATCATGCGTGAAGCGGCCCTGCGCGGTTTCTCCACCGCCACCGACCTGGCGGACTACCTGGTACGCCGTGGCCTGCCGTTCCGCGACTGCCACGAAATCGTTGGGCATGCCGTGAAATACGGTGTGGACAGCGGCAAGGACCTGGCGGAAATGAGCCTGGAAGAACTGCGCAAGTTCAGCGACCAGATCGAACAGGACGTGTTTGCTGTGCTGACTCTGGAAGGGTCGGTAAATGCCCGTAACCATATCGGCGGGACTGCGCCGGCGCAGGTGAAGGCGGCCGTTGCTCGCGGCCAGGCATTGCTCGCCAGCCGCTAA